From the Streptomonospora nanhaiensis genome, the window CGCACCTCGCCCCGCGCCCACTGCGCCAGCTCGCCCAGCGGCGCCCGGCGGACCTCCTCGTAGGTCTTGGTCAGCTCGCGGCACACCGCCGCGCGGCGGTCGGCGCCGAAGGCCTCCGCCATCGCCGCCAGGGTGGCCGCCAGCCGGTGCGGGCTTTCGAAGAACACCATGGTGCGGCGCTCCCCGGCCAGCCCCGCGAAGTGCGCGGCCTGCCCCTTGCGGGGGGCGAACCCCTCGAAGCAGAAGCGGTCGGTGGGCAGCCCGGAGAGCACCAGGGCGGTCGTGACGGCCGTGGGGCCGGGCACCGAGGTGACGGGAACCCCCGCGGCCGCGCAGGCCGCCACGAGGCGGTAGCCGGGGTCGGAGACCCCGGGCATGCCGGCGTCGGTCACCACCAGGACGTCGCGCCCGGCCCGCAGCTCCGCCAGCAGCTCGTCGGCGCGCCGCGCCTCGTTGGCGTCGTAGTAGGAGACCACGCGGGCGCCGGAGTCTCCCCCCAGGCGCAGCCCGGCGCGGGAGGCGAACTGGCGCAGCCGCCGGGTGTCCTCGGCGGCGATGATGTCGGCCGCCTCCAGGGCGCGCAGCAGGCGCGGCGGCGCGTCGTCCAGGTTGCCGATCGGGAGTCCGGCCAGGGTGAGCGTGCCCGCGCCCGCGGCGCCGCCCGGCGCGCCGCCGGCCGCTTCCCGGGCCCGCGCCGAATCCGCGGCGCCCTGCTCCTGCCCGCCCGCCTTTCGCGCCCCTGCGGTCACGTTCTCCCCGTTCTCCAGACGCTACGGTTAGCTCATAATCCCCGCCGAGTGGCAGCCGAAGCCGGCCGCTGACCGTCCACCCGTGCCCCAACCTTAAGAGCCGATATGACCAGCACCGCACCCCACGCCACCACCGAGCCGGAACCCACCTGGCGCGCCACGGTCCGCGCGCGCCTGGTCCCGCCCTCCCCGTACCCGGCGTGGGTGGGGTGGATCAGCGCCCTGGCGGTGGCCCTGTTCG encodes:
- the rsmI gene encoding 16S rRNA (cytidine(1402)-2'-O)-methyltransferase translates to MAGLPIGNLDDAPPRLLRALEAADIIAAEDTRRLRQFASRAGLRLGGDSGARVVSYYDANEARRADELLAELRAGRDVLVVTDAGMPGVSDPGYRLVAACAAAGVPVTSVPGPTAVTTALVLSGLPTDRFCFEGFAPRKGQAAHFAGLAGERRTMVFFESPHRLAATLAAMAEAFGADRRAAVCRELTKTYEEVRRAPLGELAQWARGEVRGEITLVVAGAVPEDAPREPEDLVAAVAAHEAEGATRKDAIRDVARELGVPKREVYDAVHR